TAAAACTTCGTCACCTTGTATTTTTCGACGATCTGCCAGAATCGGCTGTAGGTCGGGTAGTTGGGAACCCCCTCGAACATCAGCGACGTGCCGCCGTTGCACAAGGGGCCGTAGAGGACGTAGCTGTGGCCCGTCACCCAGCCGATGTCGGCCGTGCACCACCAGATGTCGTTTTCATTGATGTCGAAACCGAGTTTATGCGTGTAGGCGATAAAAAGCAGATAGCCGGCGGTGGTGTGCAGCGCGCCCTTCGGCTTGCCGGTGGAACCGGAGGTATAGAGGATAAAGAGTGGATCCTCGGCGTCCATCCACTCCGGCTCGCAGAAAACGTCCGCATGCTCCATCTCCTCGTGCCACCACAGATCGCGGCCGGGCGTCCAGTCGATCTTCCCCAGCCGCTCGCCGACCCTCTTGACCACGATTACCTTTTCGACCGAAGGGCACTCCTTCAGCGCCGCGTCGGCGTCCTTTTTCTGCGGAACGGCTTTTGCCCCGCGAAACGAGCCGTCGCAGACGATCAGGACTTTCGCCAGCGAATCCTTGATCCGGACGGCGAGGGCGTCGGGGCTGAAGCCGCCGAAGACGACGGTGTGGATCGCGCCGATCCGCGCGCAGGCCAGCATCGCAATCCCCGCCTCGGGGACCATCGGCATGTAGATGCAAACGCGATCTCCCTTTTTAATCCCTTGTGATTTTAAGACATTGGCAAATTTTGAGACCTCCCGGTGGAGCTCCCGGTAGGTTATTTTCCGCTCCTCCCCCGGCTCGTTTCCGACCCACAAAAGCGCGATCTTATCGCCCTTTTTTTCGAGGTGGCGGTCAAGACAGTTGTACGACACATTCAGCTTCGCGCCGGCAAAATACCTGACGCTGATCGGCCCCTTGCGGATGTCGAAATTGGAATCCTCAACCTTCTCCCACTTTTTAAAAAAGGTCAGATATTCATCGGCCTGTTTCGCCCAGAAGGCGGGAGGGTCGTCGAGAAACTGCCGGTAGAGCGCTTCGTACTCCTGGCGGCTTTTTATATACGATGCTTCCGTTACCCTTTTCGCCGGCGGATAAACCTGCTCCAACTGTGTTTTTTTCGCTTCTTCCATGGCATCCTCCTTATAAGGTTGTACCAGACGACAGCGTTTTGTCAAAAACACGCCCCAGAAATTCCCGGTCAAACCACGCCCTCCCCGACCGCGAAGGAAGTTTTTACGTACCCTGACAGTCAAATGAGATCACTGTTGCATGGCGATTCAGCAACCATGAACGACAGTCACTATTTGACCATAAGTCAGAAACACGCCCTATCGGCATTATCTCAAGGTCCAGCCGATGTCAAGGAATATTTCCTCCCTCAACTGCACTTCGCCGACGCTGGTTCGGGCGCAGGCTGTCACGCTGAGGCAAAAGAAAAACGTCGGCAAGAGCCCTCGGAAAAAATGTGTATCTTTTGACACACCAGCATCGTCCCGCCGTGGCAACACCCCGCTTTCGGGCGGCACGGGCCTGTTTTTGTTTTTGCCGGATGAGCGCCCTTCAGGAAAGCGCTCTTACCAAGA
This Syntrophales bacterium DNA region includes the following protein-coding sequences:
- the acs gene encoding acetate--CoA ligase, translating into MEEAKKTQLEQVYPPAKRVTEASYIKSRQEYEALYRQFLDDPPAFWAKQADEYLTFFKKWEKVEDSNFDIRKGPISVRYFAGAKLNVSYNCLDRHLEKKGDKIALLWVGNEPGEERKITYRELHREVSKFANVLKSQGIKKGDRVCIYMPMVPEAGIAMLACARIGAIHTVVFGGFSPDALAVRIKDSLAKVLIVCDGSFRGAKAVPQKKDADAALKECPSVEKVIVVKRVGERLGKIDWTPGRDLWWHEEMEHADVFCEPEWMDAEDPLFILYTSGSTGKPKGALHTTAGYLLFIAYTHKLGFDINENDIWWCTADIGWVTGHSYVLYGPLCNGGTSLMFEGVPNYPTYSRFWQIVEKYKVTKFYTAPTAIRAIAREGNQWVEGIDLSSLRILGSVGEPLNPEAWLWYYNVIGQGLCPIVDTWWQTETGGFMIFPLPGAIPIKPAMATLPIMGVVPALVDDTSGAELKETVARGALCIKRPWPGITRTIYGDHKKYEATYFESFPGYYFAGDGALRDEDGYYRITGRIDDVINVSGHRMGTAEVEAALNSHEKVAESAVVGYPHEIKGQSIYAYVTLKAGIEKSDELKRELVAHVRNVIGPIATPEKLQWADGLPKTRSGKIMRRILKKVAANEIGDLGDTSTLADPAVVNDLIKNRL